A section of the Vibrio vulnificus CMCP6 genome encodes:
- a CDS encoding GntP family permease, which yields MEQLAHTPDPTYLLTIAALAIAALLVLIIKLKVHAFASLTIVSLGTAIATGVTSDKVVPTMMGGFGGTLASVALLVGLGAMIGKILEVTGGAKVLADTLIGRFGKDRAPFALGIASLLFGFPIFFDAGLVVMMPIIFSVAKRFGGSPIKYALPSAGAFAVMHAFVPPHPGPVAAAEFLGANIGLLLVVGILVAIPTWYLGAYLFGLYAGKKFDIPLSKAFFNSDAIVDESKLPKFATVMTILVLPVLLICLDTGLNTLAVAGVIDGKTPLVEFLRMLGKTPVALLITLIVCLVVFAKDYGMAKLEKLCGDSLAPICGVILVTGAGGMFGGVLRASGIGNALADVLTDTGMPVIVAAFVISTCLRVAQGSATVALTTTAALIAPVVAATTGLSELDLCFIVIAIAGGATVLSHFNDSGFWLVSRLLEMDEKTTLKTWTVMETLLGGIAFLIVAVLSFIL from the coding sequence ATGGAGCAATTAGCCCACACCCCTGATCCTACATATCTTTTAACCATAGCAGCGCTGGCGATTGCGGCGTTGCTCGTGCTGATCATCAAACTCAAAGTGCATGCTTTTGCCTCACTGACCATTGTCAGTTTAGGCACCGCCATTGCCACAGGCGTGACCTCGGACAAAGTGGTGCCCACCATGATGGGTGGCTTTGGCGGCACGCTCGCCTCTGTTGCACTGTTGGTCGGCCTTGGCGCCATGATTGGTAAAATTTTGGAAGTGACAGGCGGGGCCAAAGTGCTGGCCGACACGCTGATTGGTCGCTTTGGTAAAGATCGCGCCCCGTTCGCGCTGGGTATTGCGTCGCTGCTGTTTGGTTTCCCAATCTTCTTTGATGCCGGCCTTGTGGTGATGATGCCTATCATCTTTAGCGTGGCGAAACGCTTTGGTGGCTCGCCAATCAAATACGCCTTACCGTCTGCGGGTGCGTTTGCGGTGATGCACGCCTTTGTGCCTCCCCATCCGGGCCCGGTGGCGGCAGCGGAATTTTTGGGTGCCAACATCGGTTTGCTGCTGGTTGTGGGTATCCTGGTTGCGATTCCAACTTGGTATCTTGGCGCGTACCTATTTGGTTTGTACGCGGGTAAGAAATTCGACATCCCACTTTCTAAAGCATTTTTTAACAGCGATGCGATTGTCGATGAAAGCAAATTGCCAAAATTTGCCACAGTAATGACCATCTTAGTGCTGCCCGTATTACTGATCTGCTTGGATACCGGCCTAAACACGCTGGCAGTAGCGGGGGTGATTGATGGTAAAACACCGTTGGTGGAATTCCTTCGCATGCTAGGTAAAACGCCAGTCGCGCTTCTTATTACCTTGATCGTGTGCTTGGTGGTGTTTGCCAAAGATTACGGCATGGCTAAACTTGAAAAATTGTGTGGCGACTCACTGGCTCCGATCTGTGGCGTTATCCTCGTTACTGGTGCGGGCGGCATGTTTGGTGGCGTATTGCGCGCCAGCGGCATTGGTAATGCCTTGGCCGATGTATTGACCGACACAGGCATGCCAGTGATTGTGGCTGCGTTTGTGATTTCAACCTGTTTGCGTGTGGCGCAAGGTTCTGCCACCGTGGCACTGACGACCACCGCTGCGCTGATTGCCCCGGTTGTGGCGGCAACCACAGGTTTGAGTGAGTTAGACCTCTGCTTTATCGTGATTGCTATCGCAGGCGGTGCAACGGTACTTTCTCACTTTAACGATTCTGGTTTCTGGCTGGTCTCTCGTCTGCTTGAGATGGATGAGAAAACCACGCTGAAAACTTGGACGGTAATGGAAACCTTGCTTGGTGGTATTGCTTTCCTTATCGTCGCTGTATTGAGCTTTATTCTTTAG
- a CDS encoding serine/threonine protein kinase, with amino-acid sequence MQLGTSTTQVFYRLLDLNEEEKQQALQQLEQDAPEVYRALTPLMQPQESEPLTELLGFHAHHATDTSLDLAGQLIDKYQLTHELGRGGMGVVYAAYRADETFEQQLAIKFIQPSLTKVLGKKALFDEAQLLARLNHPCIAKVFDGGVYQDSVYIVMEQVDGVTLDTYLKHHTLDQTAKLTLFLQLCQAVEHAHHNQVLHADLKPENILIDHAQRPKLLDFNLTQKVSDQAKQQGKTGLVAFSEHYASPEQKSGGYLTQQSDIYSLGKILQLLFPHMKKRSDLCFIAEKATQAIAEQRYLSVSELRVDIENMLACRPISLKQHIPLYTTKRLIQRRPMPTFLLTLLVMTGVMFTSTLINKNRQLEQEKLIAEEMMYEVTRLMFHTKGNQLAQMSVSSMLEITRRRILSNPDIPKHIKQKMLLAMITPTPEKQVVEVDCQPNCQHP; translated from the coding sequence GTGCAGCTAGGTACCAGTACCACGCAAGTGTTCTATCGCTTGCTGGATCTCAATGAAGAAGAAAAACAACAAGCGCTCCAACAACTCGAACAAGACGCCCCGGAAGTCTATCGAGCGTTAACCCCTCTCATGCAACCGCAAGAGAGCGAGCCCCTCACCGAATTACTGGGTTTTCACGCCCATCACGCCACCGATACCTCGCTCGATTTGGCCGGCCAACTGATCGACAAATATCAGCTCACTCACGAGCTCGGCCGAGGTGGCATGGGGGTGGTGTACGCGGCCTACCGCGCTGACGAAACGTTTGAACAACAACTGGCCATCAAGTTTATTCAACCCTCTCTGACCAAAGTCCTCGGTAAGAAAGCACTGTTTGATGAAGCGCAGTTACTGGCCAGGCTTAATCACCCCTGTATTGCCAAAGTCTTTGATGGCGGGGTCTACCAAGATTCGGTGTACATTGTGATGGAGCAAGTCGACGGCGTAACACTCGACACCTACCTCAAACACCACACGCTGGATCAAACAGCCAAGCTCACCCTGTTTCTGCAACTGTGCCAAGCGGTCGAGCACGCGCACCACAATCAGGTCTTACACGCGGATCTTAAGCCAGAAAACATTCTCATCGACCACGCTCAGCGGCCAAAGTTACTCGATTTTAACTTAACGCAAAAAGTCAGTGACCAAGCAAAGCAACAAGGCAAAACTGGCTTGGTTGCGTTTAGCGAACATTACGCCAGCCCTGAGCAAAAATCGGGGGGCTATTTAACTCAGCAAAGCGATATCTACTCGCTCGGGAAAATCCTGCAGCTGCTGTTCCCGCACATGAAAAAGCGCTCCGACCTTTGCTTTATTGCCGAGAAAGCCACCCAAGCGATCGCGGAGCAGCGCTACTTAAGCGTGAGCGAATTACGCGTCGATATTGAGAACATGCTGGCGTGCCGTCCTATTTCCCTCAAACAGCACATTCCGCTCTACACCACTAAGCGCTTAATCCAAAGAAGACCAATGCCGACCTTCCTGTTGACGCTTTTGGTGATGACGGGCGTGATGTTTACCAGCACGCTGATCAACAAAAACCGTCAGCTTGAACAGGAAAAGCTCATTGCAGAAGAGATGATGTACGAAGTGACGCGTTTGATGTTCCACACCAAAGGTAATCAGTTAGCACAAATGTCGGTGAGCTCGATGCTCGAAATCACGCGGCGGCGAATCTTATCCAATCCTGATATTCCCAAGCACATCAAACAGAAAATGTTGTTGGCGATGATCACCCCCACACCAGAGAAACAAGTGGTTGAGGTGGATTGCCAACCCAACTGCCAGCACCCCTGA
- a CDS encoding gluconokinase, with amino-acid sequence MAGSSVIVMGVCASGKTTIGELLAEKLGRKFIDGDDLHPRANIQKMASGQPLNDDDRKPWLERIRDAAYSLESKNEHGIIVCSALKKSYRDQIRDGNNNVTFLFLDGDKSLILERMRQRQGHFMKENMVNSQFETLERPDGEPRTLLVSIDTTIEEVVTNAAELILEQDEAQA; translated from the coding sequence ATGGCGGGTAGTAGTGTCATTGTGATGGGTGTCTGCGCAAGCGGAAAGACCACAATTGGTGAGCTGTTGGCAGAAAAGCTGGGGCGTAAATTCATTGATGGTGACGATCTCCATCCACGCGCCAACATTCAGAAAATGGCCTCTGGCCAGCCACTGAACGATGACGACCGCAAGCCGTGGCTGGAGCGTATTCGTGATGCGGCGTATAGCCTTGAAAGCAAAAATGAGCACGGCATTATCGTCTGCTCAGCGCTGAAAAAGAGCTACCGCGATCAAATCCGCGACGGCAACAACAATGTCACCTTCTTGTTCCTTGATGGCGATAAGTCACTCATTCTTGAGCGCATGCGCCAGCGTCAAGGCCACTTCATGAAAGAGAACATGGTCAATAGCCAGTTTGAAACACTTGAGCGCCCCGATGGTGAACCTCGCACTCTATTGGTGAGCATTGATACCACTATCGAAGAGGTTGTCACCAACGCGGCCGAGTTAATTCTAGAGCAAGATGAGGCACAAGCATGA
- a CDS encoding SPOR domain-containing protein produces MELSKSARLPIFKPQRLWLMAALCFLGVATPAAAEGFLCEATQASTNELPMLDKACPIGDGVWGKKAPKSGKEDFFWIQCGILNQPMPLADAKPLYKQITTDVWMKPENKTYRCLIGPYQSFSQASKDLKQVKKLGDYREAFIRFVKPHSAVKPVTASKEAKAITKPTAQKAQPKAPAAAKKPMAAPAQATLATTPAKRSNDDSSSIDIRKSAELKGRTYAVPYLMDDEHQFYMEHNQAWNRLDYSSAEVVCSDLHMRLLTEEEFFTLLDSKVMENQQWPMQLPYWGRGKKGFFTDGRVTQVKGSSLLNVLCVK; encoded by the coding sequence ATGGAACTAAGCAAATCGGCACGCTTGCCGATCTTCAAACCTCAACGATTGTGGCTGATGGCGGCATTGTGCTTTTTGGGTGTTGCTACTCCTGCAGCGGCGGAAGGCTTTCTATGTGAAGCCACACAGGCAAGCACCAACGAATTACCCATGTTAGATAAAGCCTGCCCGATTGGTGATGGTGTTTGGGGTAAAAAAGCGCCCAAAAGCGGCAAAGAGGATTTCTTTTGGATTCAATGCGGTATTTTAAATCAGCCAATGCCACTGGCCGACGCCAAACCGCTTTACAAGCAGATCACCACCGATGTATGGATGAAACCAGAAAATAAAACCTATCGTTGTTTGATTGGCCCGTATCAATCTTTTTCCCAAGCCAGCAAAGATCTTAAACAGGTCAAAAAACTGGGCGATTACCGAGAGGCCTTTATTCGATTTGTTAAGCCACATTCTGCGGTAAAACCGGTAACAGCCAGCAAAGAGGCGAAGGCGATAACCAAGCCTACCGCCCAAAAAGCACAACCGAAAGCACCGGCTGCGGCCAAAAAGCCAATGGCAGCCCCTGCGCAGGCGACCTTGGCCACAACGCCAGCTAAGCGTAGTAACGATGACTCTTCATCCATCGACATTCGTAAAAGTGCCGAGTTAAAAGGTCGTACTTATGCAGTGCCTTATTTGATGGATGATGAGCACCAGTTTTATATGGAACACAACCAAGCATGGAATCGCTTGGATTACAGCAGTGCGGAAGTGGTGTGCAGTGATCTGCACATGCGTTTGTTAACCGAAGAGGAATTTTTTACCCTGCTGGACTCCAAAGTGATGGAAAACCAGCAGTGGCCAATGCAGTTGCCTTATTGGGGAAGAGGAAAAAAAGGCTTCTTTACCGATGGCCGTGTGACGCAGGTAAAAGGCTCTTCATTGCTCAATGTGCTGTGTGTGAAGTAG
- a CDS encoding sigma-70 family RNA polymerase sigma factor, whose product MSAQSTSLTHIIQQWQAGDKEAESQLYQFAYLQLRKIAQQERERNAEKYGLENEVLADSVNSTTALIHDAYLKLSTSDMSEISGKRDFFLMAAKVMRQILIDNARSLQAQKRQQVTQLPSEHQEKFEQLIIMDKALDNFSVRYPRQSNALKLKYLMGMKNQEISELLECSASLIEKDLKFSRSWLQSRMA is encoded by the coding sequence ATGAGTGCACAATCGACTTCTCTTACCCATATCATTCAGCAGTGGCAAGCCGGTGACAAAGAAGCCGAAAGCCAGCTGTATCAATTCGCCTACTTACAACTGCGCAAAATTGCCCAGCAAGAACGCGAGCGCAACGCCGAAAAGTATGGTCTTGAAAACGAAGTGTTGGCAGACAGCGTGAACAGCACCACCGCTTTGATCCACGATGCGTACCTTAAGCTTTCCACCAGCGACATGAGTGAAATCAGCGGCAAGCGCGATTTTTTCCTCATGGCCGCCAAAGTGATGCGCCAAATCTTGATCGACAATGCACGTTCACTGCAAGCACAAAAACGTCAGCAAGTGACACAGCTACCGAGTGAACATCAGGAAAAATTTGAGCAGTTGATCATCATGGACAAAGCACTGGATAACTTCAGTGTTCGCTACCCTCGTCAGTCCAACGCGCTCAAACTGAAGTACTTGATGGGGATGAAAAACCAAGAGATCAGTGAGTTACTCGAATGCAGTGCCAGTTTGATTGAAAAAGACCTCAAGTTCTCACGCAGTTGGCTGCAATCACGAATGGCATAA
- a CDS encoding M23 family metallopeptidase gives MNKLVIKGSVGIDGCNNVNDIISVQKAINTLSKKYFQIQPLKVDGSLGRKPEKSKTVIQINNVQKHIVNMIRTDGRIDPNGTSNKKINLALNRIVSIESQSVPILTNASFPLEQVPTESYTVAPRSFGSNRGARKHAGCDLYAKEGSRVFAMADGEIMKFYEFYGGTYALEVKHGKAVVRYGEISGRLPDGVSIGAKIQQGQHIAYVGKVVLKSGWTGEMLHLEIYDGSATGILRAPLSESPYQRRKDLINPTDILNMAQKRLPS, from the coding sequence ATGAATAAGTTGGTAATTAAAGGTAGTGTCGGAATTGATGGTTGTAATAATGTCAATGATATTATTAGTGTGCAGAAGGCGATAAATACTCTGTCTAAGAAATATTTTCAAATACAACCGTTGAAAGTCGATGGAAGTTTGGGACGTAAGCCTGAAAAATCTAAAACTGTTATTCAAATTAATAATGTTCAAAAACATATTGTTAATATGATAAGAACAGATGGCAGAATAGATCCCAATGGAACATCAAATAAAAAGATAAATTTAGCATTGAACAGAATAGTTAGTATAGAAAGCCAATCTGTTCCTATCCTAACTAATGCTTCTTTTCCATTGGAACAAGTGCCAACAGAGAGCTATACCGTTGCTCCTAGAAGTTTTGGTTCTAATCGAGGTGCTAGGAAGCATGCTGGCTGTGACTTGTACGCTAAAGAGGGTAGTCGAGTCTTTGCAATGGCGGATGGTGAGATTATGAAGTTCTATGAATTTTATGGTGGTACCTATGCGTTGGAAGTTAAGCACGGAAAGGCTGTAGTGCGTTATGGTGAGATATCTGGTCGATTGCCTGATGGGGTATCTATTGGAGCCAAGATTCAACAAGGACAACATATTGCCTATGTTGGGAAAGTGGTCTTAAAAAGCGGGTGGACAGGTGAAATGCTGCATTTAGAGATCTATGATGGAAGTGCTACTGGTATTTTAAGAGCTCCTTTATCAGAAAGCCCTTACCAAAGAAGGAAAGATCTCATAAACCCAACGGATATTTTGAATATGGCTCAAAAAAGGTTACCAAGCTAA
- a CDS encoding bifunctional 4-hydroxy-2-oxoglutarate aldolase/2-dehydro-3-deoxy-phosphogluconate aldolase, with product MTTLEQRLREIKIVPVIAINDVAHALPLAKVLVENGLPCAEVTFRTEAAAESIRIMREAYPDLLIGAGTVLTTEQVDIAIEAGVDFIVSPGFNPTTVKYCQQRGVTIVPGVNNPSLVEQAMEMGLRTLKFFPAEPSGGVNMLKALTAVYPVEFMPTGGVSPSNVEDYLALKSVVACGGTWMVPTAMMDSGDWEGIAELVRAVK from the coding sequence ATGACAACACTTGAACAACGATTAAGAGAGATCAAAATCGTCCCAGTTATCGCTATCAACGATGTAGCACATGCCTTGCCATTGGCAAAAGTGTTGGTAGAAAACGGTTTGCCCTGTGCGGAAGTGACATTCCGCACTGAAGCGGCGGCGGAATCCATTCGCATCATGCGCGAAGCCTACCCTGATTTGTTGATTGGTGCGGGCACGGTATTAACCACAGAACAAGTGGACATCGCCATCGAAGCGGGCGTGGATTTCATCGTCAGCCCAGGCTTTAACCCAACCACAGTGAAATACTGTCAGCAACGCGGCGTGACCATTGTACCGGGCGTTAACAACCCAAGCTTGGTTGAGCAAGCGATGGAAATGGGTTTGCGCACCCTGAAGTTCTTCCCTGCTGAGCCATCAGGCGGCGTCAACATGCTTAAAGCGCTGACGGCGGTTTACCCAGTGGAATTCATGCCAACAGGTGGCGTGAGCCCATCTAACGTGGAAGATTATCTCGCGCTGAAATCGGTTGTCGCGTGTGGCGGTACTTGGATGGTACCAACCGCCATGATGGACAGCGGCGATTGGGAAGGCATTGCCGAACTGGTTCGTGCGGTGAAGTAA
- a CDS encoding substrate-binding domain-containing protein — MAQHNKKPRTTLQDVADQVGVTKMTVSRYMRNPDSVAEKTREKIATAIEQMGYIENRAPAMLSKSSSRAIGILLPSLSNQIFASFVQGIETVTKAHGYETLLAHFSYDELEEERKIASLLSYQVDGLILTESHHTERTMQMIKNAGIPVVETMELPAQPIDMAVGLDHEDASYSVVKRMLASGKRTIVYFGARLDTRTKLRMQGYDRAMREAGLEPKHVLTGEHSSFSLADELLERALATYPEMDGVFCTNDDIAIGTLLCAQQRGIEVPKQLAIVGYNALDIGQTIRPKLTSVDTPRFQIGEKSAELLLARLRGETLEQNVVDMGYRITAGESV, encoded by the coding sequence ATGGCTCAACACAATAAGAAACCGCGCACCACTTTGCAGGATGTGGCGGATCAAGTCGGCGTGACCAAGATGACGGTATCGCGCTACATGCGCAATCCCGATTCGGTGGCGGAAAAGACCCGCGAGAAAATCGCCACTGCGATTGAACAGATGGGGTACATCGAGAACCGTGCCCCAGCGATGTTGTCGAAATCCTCTAGCCGAGCAATTGGGATCCTGCTGCCTTCTTTGTCCAACCAAATTTTTGCTTCCTTTGTTCAGGGCATTGAAACCGTCACCAAAGCGCATGGTTATGAAACCCTCTTGGCGCACTTTAGCTACGATGAGCTGGAAGAGGAGCGCAAAATCGCGTCGCTGCTCTCCTATCAGGTGGATGGTTTGATTCTAACGGAAAGCCACCACACCGAACGCACGATGCAGATGATCAAAAACGCAGGCATTCCCGTAGTGGAAACCATGGAACTGCCAGCGCAGCCAATCGATATGGCGGTGGGGTTAGACCACGAAGATGCCTCTTACAGCGTGGTTAAACGCATGTTGGCTTCGGGTAAGCGTACCATTGTGTATTTTGGTGCACGCTTGGATACGCGTACCAAACTGCGTATGCAAGGCTATGATCGCGCCATGCGTGAAGCTGGCTTAGAGCCGAAACACGTGCTGACGGGCGAACACTCCAGTTTCTCGTTGGCGGATGAGCTGTTAGAGCGCGCCTTAGCGACGTATCCAGAGATGGATGGGGTTTTTTGTACCAATGATGACATCGCCATCGGTACCTTGCTGTGCGCGCAGCAGCGTGGCATTGAGGTGCCGAAGCAACTGGCCATTGTGGGCTACAACGCATTGGATATCGGCCAGACGATTCGTCCGAAATTGACCAGTGTCGATACGCCGCGTTTTCAAATTGGTGAGAAAAGTGCCGAGTTGTTGCTGGCCCGTTTGCGCGGTGAAACGTTAGAACAAAATGTGGTGGATATGGGCTACCGCATTACCGCTGGCGAGAGTGTGTAA
- a CDS encoding chromosome segregation ATPase, with amino-acid sequence MSFEFFDQSWDKELLLMLGINLGLLILLAWFVLLWLMLREFRKAMRPASDTVASDAASPATIAMCEESVNHAIDYSNENRDTLNALIQIQQALEKQVAEIRAASQNPSEQDLASIEALNQKLSKSQQLIRKLKGDLDKSVRGLRKAKAKLLEQNDTVDGLRKQKEDIEKQFEQLEREYIMISESGGFQDVEQGFQKEKDQLLATIENYKQQLANQASTSTSGAASDELKQKLLAMQKQLMHVNKEKAFIEQKYLELTQKLENEDR; translated from the coding sequence ATGTCGTTCGAGTTCTTCGACCAATCTTGGGATAAAGAGTTGTTGCTGATGCTGGGCATCAACCTTGGCTTGCTGATTTTGTTGGCTTGGTTTGTGTTGCTGTGGTTGATGCTGCGTGAGTTCCGCAAAGCCATGCGCCCAGCCAGCGACACCGTGGCCAGCGATGCGGCTTCGCCAGCCACTATCGCCATGTGTGAGGAGTCGGTCAATCACGCCATCGACTACAGCAATGAGAACCGCGACACGCTCAATGCACTCATTCAAATTCAACAAGCGCTGGAAAAACAGGTGGCCGAGATTCGAGCCGCCAGCCAAAATCCCAGTGAGCAAGACCTCGCCTCCATTGAAGCGTTAAATCAAAAGCTAAGTAAATCCCAACAGTTGATTCGTAAACTCAAGGGGGATCTCGACAAAAGCGTGCGTGGCCTGCGTAAAGCCAAAGCCAAATTACTTGAACAAAATGATACCGTTGATGGCCTACGCAAGCAGAAAGAGGATATTGAGAAACAGTTTGAGCAACTGGAGCGGGAATACATCATGATCAGCGAAAGCGGTGGCTTTCAAGATGTCGAGCAAGGCTTTCAAAAAGAGAAGGATCAACTGCTCGCCACCATTGAGAACTACAAACAGCAGTTGGCCAATCAGGCTTCTACCAGCACGAGTGGCGCTGCCAGTGATGAGCTCAAACAGAAGCTACTTGCGATGCAAAAACAGCTGATGCACGTCAACAAAGAAAAGGCGTTTATCGAGCAGAAATATCTGGAACTGACACAAAAACTGGAAAACGAAGATCGCTGA
- the edd gene encoding phosphogluconate dehydratase has protein sequence MTHPIILEVTQRLVERSQATRAAFVARTEEQAKAGKGRVGLSCGNLAHAVAASCSAEKKNILDFTHANVALISAYNDMLSAHQPYQHYPEQIKRALAEYGHTAQVAGCVPAMCDGVTQGQAGMDMSLFSRDLIAQSTALSLSHNVFDATLLLGICDKIAPGQLMGALSYAHLPTAFVPAGLMATGISNEEKVDVRQKYAAGEVGKDALLDMECRAYHSVGTCTFYGTANTNQLVFEAMGLMLPGSAFIHPNSELRHALTEHAAIKMAAMTASSAHFRSLAEVVTEKSLINGIIALLASGGSTNHTIHMLAVARAAGIELTWQDISDLSDVVPLLARVYPNGPADMNAFQQAGGVPALLHRLNESALLHRDVKPVFGEFDDQMSLPSLVDGKLVWTPCEGTFDSHVIADKCCVFQSTGGTKVLTGNLGKAVVKVSAVKEDQRVIEAPALVFQCQHEVEAAYQRGELNRDCIVVVTHNGPAANGMPELHKLMPILGNVQKAGFKVALVTDGRLSGASGKIPSAIHVSPEAIRGGAIGLVRNGDVIRVDCQTGELNNLSDTTGRCMLEIDTEASQQTWGRNLFSTLRQSVSSAEHGASFIV, from the coding sequence ATGACCCATCCCATCATTTTAGAGGTCACTCAGCGCTTGGTGGAACGCAGCCAGGCAACACGTGCGGCGTTTGTTGCACGCACCGAAGAGCAAGCCAAAGCGGGCAAAGGACGTGTTGGTTTATCGTGTGGCAACTTAGCGCACGCGGTGGCGGCGTCTTGTTCAGCAGAAAAGAAAAACATCCTCGATTTTACTCATGCCAATGTGGCGCTGATCAGCGCCTACAACGACATGCTCAGCGCCCACCAGCCTTACCAGCACTACCCAGAGCAAATTAAGCGCGCACTGGCAGAGTATGGCCATACTGCTCAGGTCGCTGGCTGTGTCCCTGCGATGTGCGATGGTGTCACTCAAGGCCAAGCGGGCATGGATATGTCGCTGTTTTCTCGTGATCTGATTGCACAGTCCACAGCCCTCTCTTTGAGCCACAATGTGTTTGATGCCACCTTGCTGCTCGGCATTTGCGACAAAATCGCCCCAGGGCAACTGATGGGTGCACTGTCTTACGCACACCTGCCTACCGCATTTGTGCCAGCGGGTCTCATGGCGACTGGCATCAGCAATGAAGAAAAAGTCGATGTTCGCCAAAAATACGCGGCGGGCGAAGTGGGCAAAGACGCGTTGCTTGATATGGAGTGTCGCGCGTACCACTCCGTTGGCACGTGCACCTTCTACGGCACCGCCAACACCAACCAACTGGTGTTTGAGGCGATGGGATTGATGTTACCCGGCTCAGCGTTTATCCATCCAAACTCCGAGCTCCGACACGCGCTCACTGAACACGCGGCGATCAAAATGGCGGCCATGACCGCCAGCTCGGCTCACTTCCGCTCACTGGCTGAAGTGGTCACTGAAAAGAGCCTGATCAACGGCATCATTGCCCTACTTGCTTCCGGTGGCAGCACCAACCACACCATTCACATGTTGGCTGTGGCGCGCGCTGCGGGTATTGAGCTCACTTGGCAAGACATCAGTGATCTTTCTGACGTGGTACCGCTGCTAGCACGCGTATACCCGAACGGCCCCGCTGACATGAACGCCTTCCAACAAGCGGGTGGCGTGCCTGCGCTGCTGCATCGTCTCAATGAATCGGCTCTGCTGCATCGTGACGTCAAGCCAGTGTTTGGCGAGTTCGACGACCAAATGAGCCTACCAAGCCTTGTCGACGGCAAGCTCGTTTGGACACCATGTGAGGGCACCTTCGATAGCCATGTGATCGCCGACAAATGCTGTGTTTTCCAATCCACAGGCGGCACAAAAGTGCTGACTGGCAATTTGGGCAAAGCGGTGGTGAAAGTCTCTGCGGTGAAAGAAGATCAGCGCGTGATTGAAGCGCCAGCGCTGGTGTTCCAGTGCCAACATGAGGTGGAAGCGGCGTACCAACGTGGTGAGCTCAACCGAGATTGCATTGTGGTGGTGACGCACAATGGCCCAGCTGCCAATGGCATGCCAGAGCTACACAAGTTGATGCCGATTCTCGGCAATGTGCAAAAGGCGGGCTTTAAAGTGGCGCTGGTGACCGATGGCCGTTTGTCTGGCGCTTCAGGTAAAATCCCATCGGCCATTCACGTCTCTCCAGAAGCGATTCGTGGCGGCGCGATTGGCTTAGTGCGTAATGGTGATGTAATTCGTGTCGATTGCCAGACAGGCGAGTTAAACAACCTCAGCGACACCACAGGTCGCTGCATGCTTGAAATCGATACCGAGGCAAGCCAGCAAACTTGGGGACGCAATCTGTTCAGCACCCTTCGCCAATCGGTGTCTAGCGCCGAACACGGTGCGAGTTTTATCGTCTGA
- a CDS encoding response regulator, with translation MKILIVDDSKATLEIVRKALLGFGYRRLSIEKTNCAREALEKMAHWRPDIVLTDWHMPDMSGLELVQTVASRFPEVKIAMITTVDDDEQIAQAKAAGASFVLSKPFDDDALHRKLLPLVQGAEESEKAFDELVEIQKELALPKLSQLEKLLRKVVHDEIALTNIRLQQFDESKVPCMIAIYEDGETQKPRAVAVLDIYAVCVLASANTHITAEQLSQAIHKKMVSKAILDTCQMVLDKSSLAFLDSLTRKSLRLKSVSFVPEAFDKLKVLFSKPADKRLDFSCQLGEMAQGKITLVGF, from the coding sequence GTGAAAATACTGATTGTCGATGACAGCAAAGCAACGCTGGAAATTGTTCGCAAAGCCCTGCTTGGGTTTGGCTATCGTCGCTTGTCGATTGAAAAGACCAACTGTGCTCGTGAGGCACTGGAAAAAATGGCGCATTGGCGTCCGGATATCGTGCTGACGGATTGGCATATGCCAGACATGAGTGGCTTGGAACTGGTGCAAACCGTTGCCTCCCGTTTTCCTGAGGTGAAAATTGCGATGATCACCACCGTTGATGATGACGAGCAGATTGCCCAAGCAAAAGCGGCGGGGGCCAGCTTTGTGTTGAGTAAACCGTTTGATGACGATGCATTGCATCGCAAGCTGTTGCCATTGGTGCAAGGGGCGGAAGAGAGTGAAAAAGCGTTTGATGAGCTGGTGGAAATCCAAAAAGAGCTCGCCTTGCCCAAGTTAAGTCAGTTGGAGAAGCTACTGCGAAAAGTGGTGCATGATGAGATTGCCCTCACCAATATCCGCTTACAACAGTTTGATGAAAGCAAAGTGCCCTGCATGATTGCCATTTATGAAGATGGGGAAACGCAAAAGCCACGCGCGGTGGCGGTGCTGGATATTTACGCGGTGTGCGTGCTGGCGAGTGCCAATACGCACATTACGGCAGAACAACTGAGCCAAGCCATCCATAAAAAAATGGTCAGCAAAGCGATTTTAGACACATGCCAGATGGTGTTGGATAAATCCTCTTTGGCATTTTTGGACAGCTTAACGCGCAAAAGCCTACGGCTAAAAAGCGTCAGTTTTGTGCCAGAAGCGTTTGATAAGTTGAAGGTGCTATTTAGCAAACCCGCCGATAAACGCCTCGATTTCTCCTGCCAGTTAGGGGAGATGGCGCAGGGGAAGATCACATTGGTGGGTTTTTAG